The Actinomadura sp. WMMB 499 genome includes a window with the following:
- a CDS encoding AAA family ATPase translates to MERDEELSRLDAVLAGCRRGAGGAALVSGAVASGKTELLHAFTERAVAAGALYFEAGRHLGDPAGLTEGLLRGLELFVEETGRPGPGVPARPRPGEAGPPAAETARRLHAQLLALAEREPVVVGVDDTHRVPPAALRDLLGVARRLRTAPVMMIFTDAGAAHPGHGVLHEELSRLPGTPLLRMRPLSLDGAFRLFARRLGAERAGRLAARGLAVTGGSPLLLRGLLADQRENGTGAADRLEVGAGFEHAVLDCLGRGDEDARRLAAAVAVLGDAATAPLAAELLGWSEPALAATLDALGRAGLLDAMRFRHLAARAAVLTAMDADERTGLHLRAARLLYRKGARAADVAHHVTAASHWVALEHLAQEGNSGAAGETMTSRAD, encoded by the coding sequence GTGGAACGTGACGAGGAACTGTCCCGGCTGGACGCCGTGCTGGCCGGCTGCCGGCGCGGCGCCGGGGGAGCGGCCCTGGTGAGCGGCGCCGTGGCGTCGGGCAAGACCGAACTGCTGCACGCCTTCACCGAGCGCGCCGTCGCGGCGGGCGCCCTGTACTTCGAGGCCGGACGCCACCTCGGCGACCCCGCCGGTCTCACGGAAGGGCTGCTGCGCGGCCTGGAGCTGTTCGTCGAGGAGACGGGGCGCCCGGGTCCCGGAGTGCCGGCCCGCCCGCGACCGGGTGAGGCCGGACCGCCCGCGGCCGAGACCGCGCGGCGGCTGCACGCTCAGCTGCTCGCGCTCGCCGAGCGCGAGCCGGTCGTCGTGGGCGTCGACGACACGCACCGGGTCCCGCCCGCCGCCCTGCGGGACCTGCTCGGCGTGGCTCGTCGACTGCGCACCGCCCCTGTCATGATGATCTTCACCGACGCGGGCGCGGCCCATCCCGGCCACGGCGTCCTGCACGAGGAACTGTCCCGCCTGCCCGGCACGCCGCTGCTGCGGATGCGCCCGCTGTCGCTGGACGGCGCGTTCCGCCTCTTCGCCCGGCGCCTCGGCGCGGAGCGCGCCGGGCGCCTCGCCGCGCGGGGCCTGGCCGTCACCGGCGGCAGCCCGCTCCTGCTGCGCGGCCTGCTGGCGGATCAGCGGGAGAACGGCACGGGCGCCGCCGACCGGCTGGAGGTCGGCGCCGGCTTCGAGCACGCCGTGCTGGACTGCCTCGGCCGCGGCGACGAGGACGCCCGCCGGCTCGCCGCGGCCGTCGCGGTCCTCGGCGACGCGGCGACCGCGCCGCTGGCGGCCGAGCTGCTCGGCTGGTCCGAACCGGCGCTGGCGGCGACGCTCGACGCCCTCGGCAGGGCCGGGCTGCTGGACGCGATGCGCTTCCGGCATCTCGCCGCCCGCGCGGCCGTCCTGACGGCCATGGACGCCGACGAGCGCACCGGCCTGCACCTGCGCGCGGCCAGGCTGCTCTACCGGAAGGGCGCGCGAGCGGCCGACGTGGCCCATCACGTGACGGCCGCCAGTCACTGGGTCGCCCTGGAACACCTCGCTCAGGAGGGGAATTCCGGTGCGGCCGGGGAGACGATGACGTCGCGGGCCGATTAG
- a CDS encoding ABC transporter ATP-binding protein: MSDAIHIEGLVKTYGRTRALDELRLQVSTGEVHGFLGPNGAGKTTTIRVLLGLLRADAGEVRLLGGDPWSEATTLHRRLAYVPGDVTLWPGLSGGEVIDLLGRMRGGLDKNRKTELLDRFDLDPRKKSRTYSKGNRQKVALVAALSSNVELLILDEPTSGLDPLMEAAFRECIAEERAGGRTVLLSSHILAEVEALCDRVSIIRAGRTVETGTLADLRHFTRISIEAELAGPHDGLDSVPGVHHLEEQPGGRVTCEVDADRIDAVLKRLTQAGVRSLVSRPPTLEELFLRHYEKEPAGAAADGARDGRVAR, encoded by the coding sequence ATGAGCGACGCGATCCATATCGAGGGCCTCGTCAAGACCTACGGGCGCACCCGCGCCCTGGACGAGCTGCGGCTCCAGGTGAGCACCGGGGAGGTGCACGGCTTCCTCGGCCCGAACGGGGCCGGGAAGACGACCACCATCCGCGTCCTGCTCGGACTGCTGCGCGCCGACGCCGGAGAGGTCCGCCTCCTCGGCGGCGACCCGTGGAGCGAGGCCACCACGCTGCACCGCAGGCTCGCCTACGTCCCCGGAGACGTCACCCTCTGGCCGGGCCTCTCGGGCGGCGAGGTGATCGACCTGCTCGGCCGGATGCGCGGCGGACTCGACAAGAACCGCAAGACCGAGCTGCTCGACCGGTTCGACCTGGACCCGCGGAAGAAGTCGCGCACCTACTCCAAGGGCAACCGGCAGAAGGTCGCGCTGGTGGCCGCGCTGTCCTCCAACGTCGAGCTGCTCATCCTCGACGAACCCACCTCCGGCCTGGACCCGCTGATGGAGGCGGCCTTCCGCGAGTGCATCGCCGAAGAGCGCGCCGGCGGGCGCACCGTCCTGCTGTCGAGCCACATCCTCGCCGAGGTCGAGGCACTGTGCGACCGGGTCAGCATCATCCGCGCCGGCCGGACCGTCGAGACCGGCACGCTCGCCGATCTGCGGCACTTCACCCGGATCTCCATCGAGGCCGAGCTGGCCGGACCGCACGACGGGCTCGACTCGGTGCCGGGCGTGCACCACCTGGAGGAGCAGCCGGGCGGGCGCGTCACCTGCGAGGTCGACGCCGACCGGATCGACGCGGTGCTCAAGCGGCTCACCCAGGCGGGCGTCCGCTCGCTCGTCAGCCGCCCGCCGACGCTGGAGGAGCTGTTCCTCCGCCACTACGAGAAGGAGCCCGCCGGCGCCGCCGCCGACGGAGCGCGGGACGGCCGGGTGGCCCGGTGA
- the ccrA gene encoding crotonyl-CoA carboxylase/reductase gives MFEGVPVGDRDPRASLHVQDVDVPELGIGEALIAVMASSINYNTVWSALFEPLPTFEFLERYGRRSPLAARHDLPYHVLGSDLAGVVLRVGPGVTRWRPGDRVVAHCLSVELEDPQGHDDAMLDPEQRIWGFETNFGGLAELALVRANQLMPKPEHLTWEEAAAPGLVNSTAYRQLISRNGADMKQGDIVLVWGACGGLGSYATQLALRGGADPVCVVSSPEKRDTCRAMGAELIVDRSAEGFEFWQDDGVPDRKEWRRFGGAIRDLTGGLDPDVVFEHPGRETFAASVYVARRGGTIVTCASTSGYDHYFDNRYLWMNLKRIIGSHFANYQEAWRANDLVRRGRVHPTLSRTYPLADAATAVRDVQRNTHQGKVGILCLAPREGLGVTDPETRERHAAQIDVFR, from the coding sequence ATGTTCGAAGGGGTTCCGGTCGGGGATCGCGACCCGCGCGCGTCCCTGCACGTCCAGGACGTCGACGTCCCCGAACTGGGAATCGGTGAGGCCCTGATCGCCGTGATGGCGAGTTCGATCAACTACAACACGGTCTGGTCGGCGCTCTTCGAGCCCCTCCCGACGTTCGAGTTCCTGGAGCGCTACGGCCGCCGCTCGCCGCTCGCCGCCCGGCACGACCTGCCGTATCACGTGCTCGGCTCGGACCTGGCCGGGGTCGTCCTGCGGGTCGGTCCCGGAGTCACGCGGTGGCGGCCCGGGGACCGGGTCGTCGCGCACTGCCTCTCGGTGGAGCTGGAGGATCCCCAGGGACACGACGACGCCATGCTCGACCCCGAGCAGCGGATCTGGGGCTTCGAGACCAACTTCGGCGGCCTGGCCGAACTGGCGCTCGTCCGGGCCAACCAGCTCATGCCCAAGCCTGAGCACCTGACGTGGGAAGAGGCCGCCGCGCCGGGCTTGGTGAACTCCACCGCCTACCGGCAGCTCATCTCACGCAACGGCGCCGACATGAAGCAGGGCGACATCGTGCTGGTGTGGGGCGCCTGCGGCGGGCTCGGCTCCTACGCCACCCAGCTCGCCCTGCGAGGCGGCGCGGATCCGGTCTGCGTGGTGTCCTCCCCAGAGAAGCGCGACACCTGCCGGGCCATGGGCGCCGAGCTGATCGTGGACCGCTCGGCCGAGGGCTTCGAGTTCTGGCAGGACGACGGCGTCCCCGACCGCAAGGAGTGGCGGCGCTTCGGCGGCGCCATCCGGGATCTGACCGGCGGCCTCGACCCCGACGTGGTGTTCGAGCACCCGGGCCGGGAGACGTTCGCCGCGAGCGTGTACGTCGCGCGCCGCGGCGGCACCATCGTGACCTGCGCCTCGACCAGTGGATACGACCACTACTTCGACAACCGGTACCTGTGGATGAATCTCAAGCGGATCATCGGCTCGCACTTCGCGAACTACCAGGAGGCGTGGCGCGCCAACGATCTCGTCCGCCGGGGCCGCGTCCACCCGACGCTGTCGCGCACCTATCCGCTGGCCGACGCGGCCACCGCCGTGCGCGACGTGCAGCGCAACACCCATCAGGGAAAGGTCGGCATCCTCTGCCTGGCGCCCCGGGAGGGGCTCGGCGTCACCGATCCGGAGACGCGGGAGCGGCACGCCGCCCAGATCGACGTCTTCCGCTGA
- a CDS encoding nuclear transport factor 2 family protein — MSRDQSCKELAVEHCRRINARDIAGLLSLYAPTVRFEDPIGSGVRTGHAELRRHALGALHCDVHEYAHDPVGVLDGTRAALPVTAHLDFGTAAPLLSSQGFMDWDGTPAGPGRRLQIHYVMVIETDATGLVRAMRAYWGRTDVTVVDEHDVLTMPASR, encoded by the coding sequence ATGTCCCGTGACCAGTCCTGCAAGGAGCTCGCGGTCGAACACTGCCGGCGGATCAACGCGCGCGACATCGCCGGACTCCTGAGCCTGTACGCGCCCACCGTCCGGTTCGAGGACCCCATCGGATCCGGTGTCCGCACCGGGCACGCCGAACTGCGGCGCCACGCGCTGGGCGCCCTGCACTGCGACGTGCACGAGTACGCCCACGACCCGGTCGGCGTCCTGGACGGAACGCGGGCCGCGCTGCCCGTGACCGCGCATCTGGACTTCGGCACGGCGGCTCCCCTGCTGTCCTCGCAGGGCTTCATGGACTGGGACGGCACGCCGGCCGGTCCGGGCCGCCGGCTCCAGATCCACTACGTCATGGTGATCGAGACCGACGCCACCGGCCTGGTCCGCGCCATGCGCGCCTACTGGGGCCGTACCGACGTGACGGTGGTGGACGAGCACGACGTCCTCACCATGCCCGCGTCCCGCTAG
- a CDS encoding thioesterase II family protein, which produces MSMSAAMDERWFRRFAESGPAAQGPPRRLICFPHAGGSASFYFPFARELAGVCELLAVQYPGRQDRRAEPACTDLEVLADRVHAALPRDSGTPTALFGHSMGAVLAYEVARRLERDGAGPAALIVSGRRAPAARRHEDVHRRGDDLLLAEVAGLSGTAPALLEDEELRRLILPPLRADYRAVETYRHRSGPPLGCPISVLTGDRDPRVSPAEAEAWRGHTDADFRLRTFPGGHFYLNERRAEVAAAIAADLRRHAAGR; this is translated from the coding sequence ATGAGCATGTCCGCGGCCATGGACGAGCGATGGTTCCGGCGGTTCGCCGAGTCCGGTCCCGCGGCCCAGGGGCCGCCCAGGCGGCTCATCTGTTTCCCGCACGCGGGCGGGTCGGCGAGCTTCTACTTCCCGTTCGCCCGCGAGCTGGCCGGGGTCTGCGAGCTGCTCGCCGTCCAGTACCCCGGACGCCAGGACCGGCGCGCCGAACCCGCCTGCACGGACCTCGAGGTGCTGGCGGACCGGGTCCACGCCGCGCTGCCGCGCGACTCCGGGACCCCGACGGCGCTGTTCGGGCACAGTATGGGCGCGGTGCTGGCCTACGAGGTGGCGCGGCGGCTGGAGCGCGACGGCGCCGGACCCGCGGCGCTGATCGTGTCCGGGCGCCGCGCGCCCGCCGCGCGCAGGCACGAGGACGTCCACCGGCGCGGCGACGACCTGCTCCTCGCCGAGGTCGCGGGGCTGAGCGGTACCGCGCCCGCCCTGCTGGAGGACGAGGAACTGCGGCGCCTCATCCTGCCGCCGCTGCGGGCCGACTACCGCGCCGTCGAGACCTACCGGCATCGTTCCGGGCCTCCGCTGGGCTGCCCGATCAGCGTGCTGACCGGGGACCGGGACCCGCGCGTCAGCCCGGCGGAGGCCGAGGCGTGGCGCGGGCACACGGATGCGGACTTCCGGCTGCGCACCTTCCCCGGCGGGCACTTCTACCTGAACGAGCGACGGGCCGAGGTCGCGGCGGCGATCGCCGCGGATCTGCGCCGCCACGCGGCCGGCCGCTGA
- a CDS encoding cytochrome P450, whose translation MVQQTISETAPSAADGGAELIAWAHRTREACPVGRDAQGVWNVVGAADAQRVLSEPASFSSNPAFAFPAAGSFRGNMLWLDPPEHRKLRTIVSRVFVPRAVSALEPKIRQVAAELLDAVGDADEIELISAFTQPLPVIVIAELLGIPSLDLAQFKAWADRMLGAVVQDPLANEDARREIAMGTMEMNAYLLEHVRRKRAAPRDDLLSRLVATQVGGERLDDQEVVNFSRVLLEAGHVTTTMMLSNAIWCFEQDPGLAAALRADRALLPGAIEELLRYRPPVLMVLRYTPADVELAGVLIPAGSVVKVWIVAANRDPRQFDRPDSFDPGRHPNGHVAFGKGVHYCLGSQLARLEGELGLNLLFDRFADLRITPGADLEFYPQNFFGMKRLPVTVTRTER comes from the coding sequence ATGGTCCAGCAGACGATCTCCGAGACGGCGCCGTCCGCCGCCGACGGCGGCGCCGAGCTCATCGCGTGGGCGCACCGGACCCGGGAGGCGTGCCCGGTCGGGCGGGACGCGCAGGGGGTGTGGAACGTGGTGGGCGCCGCCGACGCGCAGCGGGTGCTGTCCGAACCGGCCTCGTTCTCCAGCAACCCGGCGTTCGCCTTTCCCGCCGCCGGAAGCTTCCGGGGGAACATGCTCTGGCTGGACCCGCCCGAGCACCGCAAGCTGCGCACCATCGTGAGCCGGGTCTTCGTGCCGCGCGCGGTCTCGGCGCTGGAGCCCAAGATCCGGCAGGTCGCCGCGGAGCTGCTGGACGCCGTCGGCGACGCCGACGAGATCGAGCTGATCTCCGCGTTCACGCAGCCGCTCCCGGTCATCGTCATCGCCGAGCTGCTGGGCATCCCCAGTCTGGACCTGGCCCAGTTCAAGGCGTGGGCCGACCGGATGCTGGGCGCGGTCGTCCAGGATCCGCTCGCCAACGAGGACGCGCGGCGCGAGATCGCCATGGGCACCATGGAGATGAACGCCTACCTGCTGGAGCACGTGCGCCGCAAGCGCGCCGCCCCGCGCGACGACCTGCTGAGCCGCCTGGTCGCCACGCAGGTCGGCGGCGAGCGGCTGGACGACCAGGAGGTCGTGAACTTCAGCCGCGTCCTGCTGGAGGCCGGGCACGTCACCACCACGATGATGCTCAGCAACGCGATCTGGTGCTTCGAGCAGGACCCCGGCCTGGCGGCCGCGCTGCGGGCCGACCGCGCGCTGCTGCCCGGCGCGATCGAGGAATTGCTGCGCTACCGGCCCCCGGTGCTGATGGTGCTGCGCTACACGCCCGCGGACGTCGAACTGGCGGGCGTGCTCATCCCGGCCGGCTCGGTGGTGAAGGTGTGGATCGTCGCCGCGAACCGCGATCCGCGGCAGTTCGACCGCCCCGACTCCTTCGACCCCGGCCGGCACCCCAACGGGCACGTCGCCTTCGGGAAGGGCGTCCACTACTGCCTGGGTTCGCAGCTCGCCCGGCTCGAAGGCGAACTCGGGCTGAACCTGCTGTTCGACCGCTTCGCCGACCTGCGCATCACCCCCGGCGCGGACCTGGAGTTCTATCCGCAGAACTTCTTCGGGATGAAGCGGCTGCCCGTCACGGTCACGCGGACGGAACGGTAG
- a CDS encoding ABC transporter permease, whose amino-acid sequence MSALTGTRGLVRLILRRDRFLLPIWIIYLGMVPSVFASATAELYPAVADRQEYAEISGNNPAYIALFGPLYSESIGGIITQRLGLIPLVVGLISMLTVIRHTRTDEAAGRRELLGSTAVSRHAPLAAALIVVAGANLLLALVMIGGLSGQDLPTAGTVALALQFAAGGCLFAAVGALAAQFSTSAGGARAIGFGALGAALLLRIAGDSGGVGWLSWLSPIGWVHRLRPFAGERWWVLLIIVAAFAAIVAASVALSARRDVGAGALAPRPGPAEASAGLRSPLGLAWRLHRAPLLGWTAGFVVIGAVLGGVAEGVSDMMRDNESLSDVFTRMGGAVGIRDAFLSSMMGLFGLIAAAYAIQAALRMRAEENELRADPVLGTAVGRLQWAGGHLLFSLLGPAVVLTAAGLAAGLTHGLNTGDVGRELPRVLGGSLVQLPAVWVLAGLTIALFGLLPRFTMASWGALALFVLLGQIGSAMQLSQAALDVSPFTHIPKLPGGEMSVQPLVWLGVIAALLVVAGTLRLRTRDIKPAA is encoded by the coding sequence GTGAGCGCGCTGACGGGCACGCGCGGTCTCGTCCGGCTCATCCTGCGCCGGGACCGCTTCCTGCTGCCGATCTGGATCATCTACCTGGGCATGGTGCCGAGCGTCTTCGCCTCCGCCACCGCCGAGCTGTACCCGGCCGTGGCCGACCGCCAGGAGTACGCCGAGATCAGCGGGAACAACCCCGCCTACATCGCGCTGTTCGGCCCCCTGTACAGCGAGAGCATCGGCGGCATCATCACCCAGCGTCTCGGCCTCATCCCGCTGGTCGTCGGCCTCATCAGCATGCTCACGGTCATCCGGCACACCCGCACCGACGAGGCCGCCGGGCGCCGCGAACTGCTCGGCTCGACGGCGGTGAGCCGGCACGCGCCCCTGGCGGCCGCGCTGATCGTGGTCGCCGGGGCCAACCTGCTCCTCGCCCTGGTCATGATCGGGGGCCTCAGCGGGCAGGACCTGCCGACGGCGGGCACCGTCGCGCTCGCCCTCCAGTTCGCCGCCGGCGGCTGCCTGTTCGCGGCGGTCGGCGCGCTGGCCGCGCAGTTCAGCACGAGCGCCGGCGGCGCGCGGGCCATCGGCTTCGGCGCCCTCGGCGCCGCCCTGCTGCTGCGCATCGCGGGCGACAGCGGCGGCGTGGGCTGGCTGTCGTGGCTGTCCCCGATCGGCTGGGTGCACCGGCTCCGGCCGTTCGCGGGAGAGCGCTGGTGGGTGCTGCTGATCATCGTCGCCGCCTTCGCGGCGATCGTCGCCGCGAGCGTCGCCCTGTCGGCGCGCCGCGACGTCGGCGCGGGCGCGCTGGCGCCGCGTCCCGGCCCCGCCGAGGCGTCCGCGGGACTGCGCAGCCCGCTGGGCCTCGCCTGGCGGCTGCACCGGGCGCCGCTGCTGGGCTGGACGGCGGGTTTCGTCGTGATCGGCGCGGTGCTGGGCGGTGTCGCCGAGGGCGTCTCGGACATGATGCGCGACAACGAGAGCCTGAGCGACGTCTTCACCCGCATGGGCGGAGCGGTCGGGATCCGCGACGCCTTCCTCAGCTCGATGATGGGCCTGTTCGGCCTGATCGCGGCGGCGTACGCCATCCAGGCCGCGTTGCGGATGCGCGCCGAGGAGAACGAGCTGCGCGCCGACCCCGTGCTCGGCACCGCCGTCGGGCGGCTCCAGTGGGCCGGCGGGCACCTGTTGTTCTCCCTGCTCGGCCCCGCGGTCGTGCTCACGGCCGCCGGGCTCGCCGCGGGTCTGACGCACGGCCTGAACACCGGTGACGTCGGACGCGAGCTGCCCCGCGTGCTCGGCGGTTCCCTCGTCCAGCTCCCCGCCGTGTGGGTGCTGGCGGGGCTCACCATCGCCCTGTTCGGCCTGCTGCCGCGGTTCACGATGGCGAGCTGGGGCGCGCTCGCGCTGTTCGTGCTGCTCGGACAGATCGGCTCGGCCATGCAGCTCAGCCAGGCGGCGCTGGACGTCTCGCCGTTCACGCACATCCCCAAGCTGCCGGGAGGCGAGATGTCGGTGCAGCCGCTGGTGTGGCTCGGCGTGATCGCGGCGCTCCTCGTCGTCGCCGGCACGCTGCGGCTCCGTACCCGCGACATCAAGCCGGCGGCCTGA
- a CDS encoding nuclear transport factor 2 family protein, protein MTDEMTRKRIALEYCARMNAGDLDGVLALFAAGAVFEDPVGSPRPLRPHLARAIDGRVRETPGTPVAAMDDRHVLLPATVTVSDSLLPRGKRVRYELIGLLGIGDDGLIEHVQVFWSSSDVTLVDEGPGSAGPATVPSA, encoded by the coding sequence GTGACCGACGAGATGACACGGAAGCGGATCGCGCTGGAATACTGCGCGCGGATGAACGCGGGCGACCTCGACGGGGTGCTCGCTCTCTTCGCCGCCGGCGCGGTCTTCGAGGACCCGGTCGGCTCCCCCCGCCCGCTGCGCCCGCACCTGGCCCGTGCCATCGACGGCCGCGTGCGCGAGACGCCAGGTACGCCGGTCGCCGCCATGGACGACCGGCACGTGCTGCTCCCCGCCACCGTCACGGTGTCGGACTCCTTGCTACCGCGCGGCAAGCGAGTCCGGTACGAGCTCATCGGGCTGCTCGGCATCGGCGACGACGGCCTCATCGAGCACGTCCAGGTGTTCTGGAGTTCCTCTGACGTCACGCTCGTGGACGAGGGGCCCGGTTCCGCCGGGCCGGCTACCGTTCCGTCCGCGTGA
- a CDS encoding TetR/AcrR family transcriptional regulator, giving the protein MSSVPRPDRPDEGDLTARARIRDAALLQFAERGFNETTIRAIAEAAGVSSGLVQYHYRSKEALREACDRYAFDFFRQTKNEAHGKGQFADPNFLSIAFRTSFPVLRYLARALADGSASAAELFDELVEYTQDALWAGMPGVNPPPDHDREGLSAVLTAMQLGVLVLHPHLTRVLGSEIFSAQTYPRLVMALLDIHSHSLVTPETAAQARAGLADVQAVPPTAEE; this is encoded by the coding sequence ATGAGTTCAGTGCCTCGTCCCGACCGTCCCGACGAAGGGGACCTGACCGCCCGCGCCCGCATCAGGGACGCCGCGCTGCTCCAGTTCGCCGAGCGGGGCTTCAACGAGACGACCATCAGGGCCATCGCCGAGGCGGCGGGCGTCTCGTCCGGGCTCGTCCAGTACCACTACAGGTCCAAGGAAGCGCTGCGCGAAGCGTGCGATCGGTACGCCTTCGACTTCTTCCGCCAGACCAAGAACGAGGCGCACGGCAAGGGACAGTTCGCCGACCCCAACTTCCTGTCCATCGCGTTCCGCACCAGCTTTCCGGTGCTGCGCTACCTGGCCCGCGCGCTCGCCGACGGCTCCGCGTCCGCGGCGGAGCTCTTCGACGAACTGGTCGAGTACACGCAGGACGCGCTATGGGCCGGCATGCCCGGCGTGAACCCGCCCCCGGACCATGACCGCGAGGGGCTGTCCGCGGTCCTGACCGCGATGCAGCTCGGCGTCCTCGTCCTCCATCCCCACCTGACACGAGTGCTGGGCAGCGAGATCTTCAGCGCGCAGACCTACCCGCGCCTGGTCATGGCGCTGCTCGACATCCACTCCCACTCCCTCGTGACCCCGGAGACGGCCGCGCAGGCGCGTGCCGGGCTGGCAGACGTCCAAGCAGTTCCCCCCACTGCAGAGGAGTAA
- a CDS encoding FAD-dependent monooxygenase yields the protein MTGRTHAVVLGGSVAGLLAAAAVARHVDTVTVVERDVLPAGPEHRRGLPQAHHAHLLWSGGARVIDVLLPGTLAGLRAAGAHRIGVHQDMVSLTSHGWQHRFPTEHFLIACSRTLLDRTLRDRLGGSAAVTIQDGTAATGLLGDAGRVRGVRLRTAADGAVTEMEADLVVDAAGRGSATRRWLVGLGLPEAPEEVVDSGIAYATRVYRAVAETFPVVSHYADHRTGGPGHNAVLLPVEGGRWMVTVSGTRGGEPPAGEEGFAAFVRAARDPLIGELVAATEPLTEARGTRSTANRRIRYEKLNRWPDGLVVLGDALAAFNPVYGHGMSAAALCAAALGAEVGRSGTGDGAARRAQKAMAAVVDDPWSLAVSQDVFYPGCRVDVADARWIQTLRRQRAFADLVTETAVRDPLVGAAVAGVSTLSAPLNSLEHPDVIAALRRGAARPALARPQLTPAELAVRGTSAAR from the coding sequence ATGACCGGACGAACTCATGCCGTCGTGCTGGGCGGCAGTGTGGCGGGCCTGCTGGCCGCCGCGGCCGTGGCCCGCCATGTCGACACCGTCACCGTGGTCGAGCGCGACGTCCTGCCCGCCGGGCCCGAGCATCGGCGCGGACTGCCGCAGGCCCACCACGCCCACCTGCTGTGGTCCGGCGGGGCGCGGGTGATCGACGTCCTGCTGCCGGGAACGCTCGCCGGGCTGCGCGCGGCCGGCGCGCACCGGATCGGCGTCCACCAGGACATGGTGTCGCTCACCTCGCACGGGTGGCAGCACCGGTTCCCGACGGAGCACTTCCTGATCGCCTGCTCCCGGACGCTGCTGGACCGGACCCTGCGCGACCGGCTCGGCGGCTCGGCCGCGGTGACGATCCAGGACGGCACCGCGGCCACCGGACTGCTCGGCGACGCCGGGCGGGTGCGGGGCGTCCGGCTGCGCACTGCCGCGGACGGGGCGGTCACCGAGATGGAGGCCGACCTCGTGGTCGACGCCGCGGGGCGCGGCTCCGCGACCCGGCGCTGGCTCGTCGGGCTGGGGCTTCCGGAGGCGCCCGAGGAGGTGGTGGACTCCGGCATCGCCTACGCCACCCGTGTCTACCGCGCCGTGGCGGAGACCTTCCCCGTGGTCTCGCACTACGCCGACCACCGCACCGGCGGGCCGGGGCACAACGCGGTCCTGCTGCCCGTCGAGGGCGGGCGCTGGATGGTGACGGTGTCGGGTACCCGGGGCGGGGAGCCGCCCGCGGGCGAGGAGGGTTTCGCGGCGTTCGTCCGCGCCGCCCGCGATCCCCTCATCGGGGAGCTCGTGGCCGCCACCGAACCGCTGACCGAAGCGCGCGGCACCCGCAGCACGGCCAACCGCCGCATCCGCTACGAGAAGCTGAACCGCTGGCCGGACGGGCTGGTCGTGCTCGGCGACGCCCTCGCCGCCTTCAATCCCGTCTACGGCCACGGCATGAGCGCGGCGGCGCTGTGCGCGGCGGCGCTCGGGGCCGAGGTCGGCCGGAGCGGGACCGGCGACGGCGCGGCGCGGCGCGCGCAGAAGGCGATGGCCGCCGTGGTGGACGACCCGTGGTCGCTGGCGGTCTCCCAGGACGTCTTCTATCCGGGCTGCCGCGTGGACGTCGCCGACGCCCGCTGGATCCAGACGCTGCGGCGGCAGCGGGCGTTCGCCGACCTCGTCACCGAGACCGCGGTCCGCGATCCGCTGGTCGGCGCCGCGGTCGCCGGGGTGAGCACCCTGTCGGCGCCGCTGAACAGCCTGGAGCATCCCGACGTCATCGCCGCGCTCCGGCGGGGCGCGGCCCGCCCCGCCCTCGCCCGTCCCCAGCTCACCCCGGCCGAACTGGCGGTCCGCGGGACCAGCGCCGCGCGCTAG